The following coding sequences lie in one Pontibacter sp. G13 genomic window:
- a CDS encoding LytTR family DNA-binding domain-containing protein — MQSPRPQPTYIPQPSPLTVPLIQFIQHHHAQLSQTPELLSGMMEVLQRMLTEPAPHPCRLSVPQEHGYVLVDQTDIMMVEADGSYSKIHLVGGKTMMVSKSIKHVEELLDTKWFVRIHKSYVVNLKYVSSYSRSQGGSVTMENGKELLISRRRVPHFLEKLSAVTLAFHRNQAC, encoded by the coding sequence ATGCAAAGTCCCAGACCACAACCTACCTATATTCCTCAACCAAGCCCCCTTACCGTCCCACTCATCCAGTTTATCCAGCACCATCATGCACAACTCAGTCAAACTCCTGAGCTCCTATCGGGAATGATGGAGGTGCTCCAGCGCATGCTCACAGAACCTGCCCCACACCCCTGTAGACTGAGCGTCCCCCAAGAACATGGGTATGTTTTGGTAGATCAGACAGACATCATGATGGTGGAAGCTGACGGGTCCTATTCCAAAATCCATCTAGTAGGCGGAAAAACCATGATGGTTAGCAAATCGATCAAGCACGTAGAAGAACTCCTCGACACCAAGTGGTTTGTCCGTATCCACAAATCCTATGTGGTCAATCTCAAATACGTCAGTTCCTATTCACGAAGCCAGGGAGGCTCGGTCACCATGGAAAATGGCAAGGAATTGCTCATCTCACGCCGCCGAGTGCCCCATTTTCTCGAAAAGCTCTCTGCGGTGACGTTGGCATTTCATAGAAACCAGGCATGCTAG
- the rdgB gene encoding RdgB/HAM1 family non-canonical purine NTP pyrophosphatase: MRQQLLFGTNNAHKLEEIRAIVGDKYEVVGLADLGISLDVEETEPTLEGNAELKARAYFEASGVPCFSDDTGLEVEALGGAPGVYSARYAGPDCLYQDNVDKLLREMGGKSNRSAKFRTSIAFYDGQVLRIFEGEVLGKITETEAGKGGFGYDPVFLPDGESLTFAEMEPAAKHAISHRGRAVRKFADFLMQESL, encoded by the coding sequence ATGAGACAACAATTGCTATTTGGAACGAACAACGCGCACAAGCTGGAGGAGATTCGAGCTATCGTGGGCGATAAATACGAGGTCGTCGGACTCGCAGATCTGGGGATTTCCCTAGATGTGGAAGAGACGGAACCCACGTTGGAAGGAAATGCAGAGCTTAAGGCTCGCGCGTATTTCGAGGCCAGTGGGGTGCCCTGTTTCTCCGATGACACCGGATTGGAGGTGGAGGCCCTTGGAGGCGCTCCTGGGGTGTATTCTGCCCGCTACGCGGGTCCTGACTGCTTATATCAGGATAATGTCGACAAACTCCTTCGGGAAATGGGAGGCAAGTCCAACCGCTCGGCAAAATTTCGGACATCGATTGCCTTTTATGACGGGCAAGTTCTTCGAATTTTTGAGGGAGAAGTACTCGGAAAAATCACTGAGACAGAAGCTGGAAAAGGGGGATTTGGATATGATCCTGTATTCTTGCCAGATGGTGAATCTCTGACTTTTGCGGAAATGGAACCAGCTGCCAAGCATGCCATTTCTCATCGGGGACGAGCAGTGCGTAAATTTGCAGACTTTTTGATGCAAGAGTCCCTATGA
- the rpsA gene encoding 30S ribosomal protein S1 has protein sequence MAEETDKQLEQQQNTPEDQHLETNPATEREQFLASVLEEEDDDDWWKTEDDYSEEERKKMEDMYSGTLREFNENEIIEGTVVSMGDKEIVLNIGFKSEGIVPSNEFRDTPDLKPGDSVEVFVEKVEDQNGQLILSRRRAKSMRSWEKINQSMESDVILMGYVMRRTKGGFVVDIDGIEAFLPGSQIDVKPVRDFDVYVGRTMEFKVVKINHAYENVVVSHKVLIEAKLEEQRKEILQNLEKGQVLEGMVKNMTNFGVFIDLGGVDGLLHITDISWGRINHPQEVLNLDEKVNVVVLDFDDAKKRISLGMKQLTPHPWESLSDEISEGSKVKGRVVTVADYGVFLEIIPGVEGLIHTSEMSWSQHIKNPTEDFKVGDELEAVVLNIDREDKKMSLGLKQLKDDPWTNITTKYPVSSAHKGIVRNMTNYGLFVELEEGVDGLVHISDLSWTKKFNHPSEYVQTGEDLEVVVLDIDEENRRLSLGHKQLTEDVWDTFASIFTVGSKHNGTIKKIDGKGAIVELDYGVDGTVPAKHLKVAEGQEELKADQVAEFVVIEFNKDAKRLVLSHTKSWSEDAPVEKKKPAKKSGGSKASAPSGKAASTTLGEQADVLAQLKKQMEANESDTKDESAE, from the coding sequence ATGGCAGAAGAAACTGACAAGCAATTAGAACAACAACAAAACACTCCGGAGGATCAACATCTGGAGACCAACCCCGCAACTGAGCGTGAGCAATTCCTAGCCTCAGTACTCGAAGAGGAGGACGATGACGACTGGTGGAAAACCGAGGATGACTATTCCGAGGAAGAGCGCAAGAAGATGGAGGACATGTACTCCGGCACTTTGCGTGAATTCAACGAGAATGAGATCATCGAAGGTACCGTCGTATCCATGGGAGACAAGGAAATTGTCTTGAACATTGGATTCAAATCTGAAGGGATCGTTCCTTCCAACGAATTCCGGGACACACCAGATCTCAAGCCCGGAGATTCCGTTGAGGTATTCGTCGAAAAAGTCGAAGACCAAAACGGTCAATTGATTCTTTCCCGCCGCCGTGCTAAGAGCATGCGTTCTTGGGAGAAAATCAACCAGTCCATGGAGAGCGATGTTATCCTTATGGGATACGTTATGCGTCGTACCAAGGGTGGTTTCGTAGTCGACATCGACGGTATCGAGGCGTTCTTGCCTGGTTCTCAGATCGACGTGAAGCCAGTCCGTGACTTCGATGTATATGTAGGTCGTACCATGGAGTTCAAGGTGGTGAAAATCAATCACGCTTACGAAAACGTGGTCGTTTCCCACAAAGTGCTTATCGAAGCCAAACTCGAAGAACAACGCAAAGAGATTCTGCAAAACTTGGAGAAAGGACAGGTACTCGAGGGTATGGTCAAGAACATGACCAACTTCGGTGTCTTCATCGATCTGGGTGGCGTAGATGGCCTCTTGCACATCACCGATATTTCTTGGGGACGTATCAACCATCCTCAAGAGGTACTCAACCTCGACGAAAAAGTCAACGTTGTAGTACTCGACTTCGACGATGCCAAGAAGCGTATCAGCTTGGGCATGAAGCAACTCACTCCTCACCCGTGGGAGTCCTTGTCTGACGAGATCTCCGAAGGATCTAAAGTCAAGGGTCGCGTTGTGACTGTCGCTGATTACGGGGTATTCCTCGAAATCATCCCAGGTGTGGAAGGTTTGATCCACACCAGTGAGATGTCCTGGTCTCAGCACATCAAAAACCCAACTGAAGATTTCAAAGTGGGTGATGAGCTGGAAGCAGTAGTCTTGAACATCGACCGCGAAGACAAGAAAATGTCTCTCGGCCTCAAGCAACTCAAGGATGATCCTTGGACTAACATTACTACCAAGTACCCAGTTAGTTCCGCTCACAAAGGTATCGTTCGCAACATGACCAACTACGGTCTGTTCGTTGAGCTGGAAGAGGGTGTCGATGGTCTCGTACACATCTCCGACCTTTCCTGGACTAAGAAGTTCAACCACCCATCCGAGTACGTACAAACTGGAGAAGATCTCGAGGTTGTCGTATTGGATATCGACGAAGAAAACCGCCGTCTGAGCCTGGGCCACAAGCAGCTCACCGAGGACGTATGGGATACCTTCGCATCTATCTTCACCGTTGGTTCCAAGCACAATGGTACCATCAAGAAGATCGACGGCAAAGGCGCTATCGTCGAGTTGGACTACGGGGTTGACGGAACTGTTCCTGCTAAGCACCTGAAGGTAGCTGAAGGTCAAGAGGAACTGAAAGCCGACCAAGTGGCTGAGTTCGTGGTAATCGAGTTCAACAAGGACGCGAAACGCCTCGTACTCTCTCACACCAAGTCTTGGTCTGAGGATGCTCCTGTAGAGAAGAAGAAGCCTGCCAAAAAGAGCGGAGGAAGCAAAGCTTCTGCTCCATCCGGTAAAGCTGCTTCCACTACCTTGGGAGAACAAGCTGACGTATTGGCCCAGCTGAAAAAGCAAATGGAAGCCAATGAGTCTGATACCAAAGACGAGTCTGCAGAGTAA
- a CDS encoding protein-tyrosine-phosphatase: MMYSQISTYIESCQAEIDTIDAGRKADLDRLAQKIADRIQDGSPLNLLYICTHNSRRSHFGQVWGKVMAAYMGISGISSFSGGTETTACHPNSVAAIKRVGFQVDAITEGDNPHYEIRYDDATEPMLAYSKVFHDPANPQKDFFAIMTCSSADAACPFVPGADFRIPLPYDDPKAFDGTDLQDAKYDERCRQIATEHAYMYEQVSAKLKETQA, from the coding sequence ATGATGTATTCACAGATCTCCACATATATCGAATCGTGTCAAGCAGAAATAGACACGATCGATGCAGGTCGAAAAGCAGACCTCGATCGACTCGCGCAGAAAATCGCTGATCGTATCCAAGACGGCAGCCCGCTCAACCTCCTTTATATATGTACCCACAACTCTCGTCGGAGCCACTTCGGGCAAGTCTGGGGAAAGGTAATGGCAGCGTATATGGGAATCTCTGGTATTTCCTCATTCTCTGGAGGAACTGAAACGACCGCTTGCCATCCCAATTCCGTAGCCGCCATCAAACGAGTAGGTTTTCAGGTCGATGCCATTACCGAGGGCGACAACCCCCATTATGAGATTCGTTACGATGATGCCACTGAGCCGATGTTGGCCTACTCCAAAGTCTTCCATGACCCGGCCAATCCCCAGAAAGATTTCTTTGCCATCATGACTTGCAGTAGTGCCGATGCAGCCTGCCCATTTGTCCCTGGGGCAGATTTCCGTATTCCGTTGCCATACGATGATCCCAAAGCCTTTGATGGAACGGATCTTCAAGATGCCAAATACGATGAGCGTTGCCGCCAAATCGCCACTGAGCACGCATACATGTATGAACAGGTATCGGCAAAGCTGAAAGAAACACAAGCTTAA
- a CDS encoding response regulator, with protein sequence MMNQSKPHIDQILAAGLLSVFLIACLLGIFPLQASLSGGILMGIVGYICWRTAFRQPASPMIPSEFTEVRDFFIQMDHQGQILWANDSAKRLMNLPFDTHTCYFSESISAGARELPHVLQHGHGQFWAKHHTPQDHSVYVEWKFHGNGKVRYGIGRDITAHKHEISRLEEEKALAWDRCDSHMQHLSTMSHEIRTPLHAIAGLSDILLNEPHLDNQYPHLAALQHAGSHLLKLLNDILMESKLEAGKVQLAQAPMSLEKISQTSMAIFSNLAQSKGVDLVRSFDDDVPEWVIGDETKLSQIVHNLLGNALKFTHHGSVKLYAHVLRKTKWEAYLKIGIKDTGIGIPKEKQSAILEAFSQASLETERRYGGTGLGLTISSKLLDLMGSKLLVQSKEGEGSDFYFILELPLSVTPANEVNIEGRTMSKQSKILLAEDNPINALIIRKLLGRMGLSCITVDNGEQAAEIVHHTEFDLVLMDLQMPVMDGFGANRAIRADFPDLPVIALTAESDDRIRKQVAQSGMVDFATKPINYRQLKNLLLKHLPKKNHPADLSSLVVKA encoded by the coding sequence ATGATGAATCAGTCCAAGCCCCACATTGACCAAATCCTGGCAGCTGGCTTGTTGAGCGTATTCCTGATAGCCTGCCTGTTGGGGATCTTTCCGCTACAGGCATCTCTATCTGGCGGCATCCTCATGGGAATAGTGGGATACATTTGTTGGCGTACGGCATTTCGGCAACCAGCTTCTCCGATGATCCCAAGTGAATTTACAGAAGTACGGGACTTCTTTATCCAAATGGATCATCAGGGTCAGATCTTGTGGGCCAATGACAGCGCCAAAAGATTGATGAATCTGCCATTCGACACTCACACCTGTTATTTTAGCGAATCGATCTCTGCAGGAGCACGCGAGCTTCCCCATGTCCTCCAGCATGGACATGGACAATTCTGGGCCAAACACCACACCCCTCAAGACCACTCGGTATACGTAGAGTGGAAATTTCACGGCAATGGAAAAGTCCGTTATGGTATCGGTCGGGACATCACGGCCCACAAACACGAAATCTCACGACTGGAGGAAGAAAAAGCCTTGGCATGGGATCGGTGCGATAGTCATATGCAACACCTTTCCACCATGAGTCATGAGATCAGGACTCCCCTACACGCGATCGCTGGTCTATCCGACATTCTCCTCAACGAACCTCATCTGGATAATCAGTATCCACATCTTGCAGCCCTTCAACACGCGGGAAGCCATCTGTTGAAACTGCTCAATGACATTTTGATGGAATCGAAGCTGGAGGCGGGAAAAGTCCAGCTTGCACAAGCGCCGATGAGTCTCGAGAAAATCAGCCAAACGAGCATGGCCATTTTTTCCAACTTGGCACAATCCAAAGGAGTGGATCTTGTCAGGTCCTTTGACGACGACGTGCCCGAGTGGGTCATTGGCGACGAAACCAAACTTTCACAAATCGTCCATAACCTGTTGGGGAACGCGCTCAAATTCACCCATCACGGCTCGGTGAAACTGTATGCCCATGTTTTGAGGAAAACTAAATGGGAAGCGTATCTCAAAATAGGCATCAAGGATACAGGCATCGGAATCCCCAAAGAAAAGCAGTCTGCAATTCTGGAGGCATTCTCTCAGGCTAGTTTGGAAACGGAGCGCAGGTATGGGGGAACAGGCTTGGGATTGACGATCTCCAGCAAACTTTTGGATCTCATGGGGAGTAAGCTCCTGGTACAAAGCAAAGAAGGGGAAGGATCGGATTTCTACTTCATCTTGGAACTGCCGCTCTCTGTCACGCCAGCCAACGAAGTCAATATCGAGGGAAGAACGATGTCCAAGCAATCCAAAATCCTGTTGGCAGAGGACAATCCCATCAATGCGCTTATCATACGCAAGTTATTGGGAAGGATGGGACTTTCCTGCATCACTGTTGACAATGGGGAACAAGCTGCGGAAATCGTTCATCACACAGAATTCGATCTGGTGTTGATGGACCTTCAAATGCCTGTCATGGACGGCTTCGGGGCCAACCGGGCAATCAGGGCTGACTTCCCAGATCTTCCAGTAATCGCCTTGACCGCGGAATCGGATGACAGGATCCGCAAGCAAGTGGCTCAATCGGGCATGGTGGATTTTGCCACCAAGCCCATCAATTATCGACAATTGAAAAACCTGCTTCTCAAGCACCTCCCCAAGAAAAATCATCCAGCCGATTTGTCGTCATTGGTAGTGAAGGCCTAA
- a CDS encoding response regulator: MNRIKSTQVDAPALRILVVEDNDINQLLAKKILSMLGHQIDLAENGLAAVDAARKVSYHLILMDIRMPEMDGLEATQVIRRGFGGDHQPMIFAMTALDSEEDEDQCLTVGMDGFLTKPLSVSHLREKLAECKAHFNLPAK; this comes from the coding sequence ATGAATCGCATCAAGTCTACCCAAGTTGACGCACCTGCTCTCCGGATTCTAGTGGTGGAGGACAACGACATCAACCAGCTTTTGGCCAAGAAGATCTTGTCGATGCTCGGTCACCAGATCGATTTGGCAGAAAATGGACTGGCTGCGGTAGACGCTGCAAGGAAAGTGTCATATCACTTGATCCTCATGGATATCAGAATGCCCGAAATGGACGGCCTTGAAGCCACTCAGGTGATCCGACGTGGATTCGGGGGAGATCACCAACCTATGATCTTTGCGATGACAGCGTTGGATTCGGAGGAAGATGAAGACCAGTGCCTCACGGTAGGGATGGATGGGTTTCTCACCAAGCCACTTTCTGTTTCGCATCTCCGTGAAAAACTGGCCGAATGCAAGGCGCATTTCAATCTGCCTGCCAAGTGA
- a CDS encoding LamG-like jellyroll fold domain-containing protein: MKRLFLSIWMITIGTLAVWGQGSGNSISFDGFNQLITVPKSGVSIGGTSITLEAWIKLEDASENNQTVMQLGQNYGFWWLRAGSDTAEVAFYDGVAWNYFAFGQDRNWFENEWHHVAATYDGTTVTTYIDGRIDRTYAYSSSLSTSGGALGIGGKINSAAGARYFVGQIDEVRSWNVVRTVDQIRSSMCMKLDGSETGLVFYFRFDEASSDPFGVIDLTGNGNNGSFNNMTDAEIQTSGAPIGDVSNYLYSTNYSGLSLTVVGLNGDELTISDILPISGANSLDGIQIFRVDGAPNVTTPAAGLDLVSEVNYFGIFPIGGDGSNTATLVYDYEGHPGISDETTLDLATRDDNSTSAWGNETTSINTNENTVTITNANIAQPQELILASTGNNTFPIELIYFTARWEEDDVQLDWGTASEINNDFFTLERSEDGSLFDPIEWVEAVGNSQETVRYQSFDRNPAGKHLYYRLKQTDVDGAFSYSNIVEVSKVDVGSAGYAFYPNPASNQLNVALAETPFDGAPYQIRFYDSMGRLHLTKELESQTALHHISVATLPNGVYVMEVIHKARREFQRVQIQH; the protein is encoded by the coding sequence ATGAAACGACTTTTTCTCTCAATTTGGATGATCACCATCGGTACGTTGGCGGTATGGGGTCAAGGCTCCGGTAATTCGATTTCATTTGATGGATTCAATCAACTGATCACCGTTCCCAAAAGCGGGGTCTCCATCGGAGGTACCTCCATTACGCTCGAAGCTTGGATCAAGCTCGAAGATGCCAGCGAAAATAATCAGACCGTGATGCAGCTCGGGCAGAACTACGGATTCTGGTGGCTGCGTGCCGGGTCTGATACAGCTGAGGTCGCATTCTATGATGGAGTTGCATGGAATTATTTCGCTTTTGGGCAAGACCGAAATTGGTTTGAAAATGAATGGCACCACGTGGCGGCAACTTATGACGGTACCACCGTTACGACCTACATCGATGGACGAATTGATCGAACCTATGCTTACTCTTCTTCCCTGAGCACTTCGGGGGGCGCCTTAGGGATTGGCGGAAAGATCAATTCCGCCGCAGGAGCGCGCTATTTTGTAGGCCAAATCGATGAGGTGAGATCTTGGAATGTCGTCAGAACGGTCGATCAGATTCGATCTTCGATGTGCATGAAACTCGATGGATCTGAAACCGGATTGGTGTTTTATTTCCGATTTGACGAGGCATCTTCTGATCCATTTGGGGTAATTGACCTGACGGGAAATGGCAACAATGGTTCTTTTAACAATATGACTGATGCGGAGATCCAGACTTCTGGTGCTCCGATCGGAGACGTTAGCAACTATCTGTATTCCACGAATTATTCGGGGTTATCCTTGACGGTTGTTGGACTCAATGGGGATGAATTGACGATCAGTGATATCTTGCCTATTTCCGGAGCCAATTCTTTGGATGGAATTCAAATTTTCAGGGTCGATGGAGCGCCCAATGTCACTACGCCTGCTGCTGGATTGGATTTGGTGTCTGAAGTCAATTATTTCGGAATATTCCCCATTGGAGGAGATGGTTCCAATACCGCTACCTTGGTGTATGATTACGAGGGACACCCCGGGATTTCGGACGAAACCACCCTCGATTTGGCTACGAGAGATGACAATTCCACCTCTGCTTGGGGTAATGAAACCACCTCGATCAATACCAATGAGAACACCGTCACCATAACGAATGCGAATATTGCTCAGCCCCAAGAGCTGATCTTGGCAAGTACCGGCAACAATACCTTCCCAATCGAACTCATCTACTTTACTGCCAGATGGGAAGAAGACGATGTGCAGCTAGATTGGGGGACTGCTTCAGAAATCAACAATGATTTCTTCACCCTTGAGAGATCAGAGGATGGGAGCCTGTTTGATCCCATCGAATGGGTAGAAGCTGTCGGAAATAGTCAGGAAACGGTTCGCTACCAATCCTTTGATCGAAACCCCGCTGGAAAACATCTTTATTACCGTCTCAAGCAAACCGATGTCGATGGAGCCTTTAGCTACTCCAACATCGTTGAGGTCTCCAAAGTGGATGTGGGAAGTGCTGGATATGCCTTTTATCCCAATCCTGCTTCCAATCAATTGAATGTCGCGCTGGCAGAAACTCCCTTCGACGGAGCCCCTTATCAGATTCGATTCTACGATTCGATGGGCCGTCTTCATTTGACAAAGGAATTGGAAAGTCAGACTGCGCTGCATCACATTTCTGTGGCGACACTCCCCAATGGTGTGTATGTCATGGAGGTGATTCACAAGGCGCGCCGGGAATTCCAACGTGTACAGATTCAACATTGA
- the udk gene encoding uridine kinase, which translates to MSQPVPKPYLVGICGGSASGKTYLLNQLLQALPASQVTLISQDNYYFDLDHQIRDEEGLVNFDHPQSVDLVKLYEDVQKLMQGESVEIAEYTFNNPGKESCTIVMEPRPIILLEGIFVFYLAEMRELYDLKVFVEAKEHVKLSRRLNRDIAERGLNMESILRDYGKFVAPMYNRYVVPTKDLADIIVPNNDNKRMDAAISVLVNHMNTVLEKDLG; encoded by the coding sequence ATGAGCCAGCCCGTTCCCAAGCCCTATCTAGTGGGTATCTGTGGGGGCAGCGCTTCAGGGAAAACATATTTGCTCAATCAGCTGCTCCAAGCGTTGCCTGCTTCACAGGTAACCCTGATCTCTCAAGACAATTACTACTTTGATCTGGATCATCAGATTCGGGATGAGGAAGGGTTGGTGAATTTCGATCACCCACAATCCGTCGATCTGGTCAAACTCTATGAGGATGTCCAGAAATTGATGCAGGGTGAATCCGTAGAAATCGCGGAATATACATTCAACAACCCCGGCAAAGAGTCTTGTACCATTGTGATGGAACCTCGACCCATTATTTTGCTAGAGGGAATCTTCGTCTTCTATCTCGCAGAAATGCGGGAACTGTATGACCTGAAGGTCTTCGTGGAAGCCAAGGAACATGTCAAGCTCTCCCGTCGACTAAATCGGGACATTGCAGAGCGTGGGTTGAATATGGAATCCATCTTGAGAGACTACGGCAAGTTCGTGGCACCCATGTACAATCGCTATGTAGTTCCTACCAAGGATCTTGCTGATATCATTGTGCCCAACAACGACAACAAACGGATGGATGCTGCGATATCTGTCCTCGTCAACCATATGAATACCGTTTTGGAGAAAGATCTGGGATAA